Proteins co-encoded in one Thermoplasmata archaeon genomic window:
- a CDS encoding VOC family protein: MSSARSNPKSVRAAPPLPKATFASVAVVVSDRQRALEWYTKCLGLDAIDRLDHWVTVGRKGQNGVLHLCQTSEYDPSLPLERGNTGIHLRLPGDFETACAALAARGVTFTAPPKKEEWGWGAMIADPDGNEIALSPA, encoded by the coding sequence ATGTCGTCCGCCCGGTCGAACCCGAAGAGCGTCCGCGCCGCACCGCCCCTGCCGAAGGCCACGTTCGCGAGCGTCGCGGTGGTCGTCTCCGACCGCCAGCGCGCGCTCGAGTGGTACACGAAGTGCCTCGGCCTCGACGCGATCGACCGGCTCGACCACTGGGTGACGGTCGGGCGCAAGGGCCAGAACGGCGTACTCCACCTCTGCCAGACCTCCGAGTACGACCCCAGCCTGCCGCTCGAGCGCGGGAACACCGGCATCCACCTCCGCCTGCCCGGCGATTTCGAGACGGCGTGCGCGGCGCTCGCCGCCCGCGGCGTCACGTTCACGGCCCCGCCCAAGAAGGAGGAGTGGGGCTGGGGCGCCATGATCGCGGACCCCGACGGCAACGAGATCGCGTTGAGTCCGGCCTAG
- a CDS encoding multiprotein-bridging factor 1 family protein, with protein MLCEMCGREAEMLSRVRIEGTVLRLCTDCARFGTPVDPPPTAPAARPGAPPPRYGGGAMRASSGPRRLEERDLYTEIGEMELAPDWARRVRTAREALHWTPEDLGKKLNEKKSIVLKLESGGFRPPDELVRRLERLLKVRLRADSTPVA; from the coding sequence ATGTTGTGCGAGATGTGCGGCCGCGAGGCGGAGATGCTCAGCCGAGTTCGGATCGAAGGGACGGTCCTGCGCCTGTGCACGGACTGTGCGAGGTTCGGTACGCCGGTCGATCCGCCGCCGACCGCGCCTGCCGCGCGCCCGGGGGCCCCGCCGCCCCGCTACGGCGGAGGGGCGATGCGAGCGAGCAGCGGGCCGCGACGGCTCGAGGAACGGGACCTGTACACCGAGATCGGAGAGATGGAGCTCGCCCCGGACTGGGCGCGTCGCGTCCGCACGGCGCGCGAGGCCCTGCACTGGACGCCCGAGGACCTCGGCAAGAAGCTGAACGAGAAGAAGTCGATCGTCCTGAAGCTAGAGTCCGGGGGCTTTCGTCCGCCCGACGAGCTCGTGCGGCGTCTCGAGCGACTGCTCAAGGTCCGCCTGCGAGCGGACTCGACCCCCGTCGCCTAG
- the tuf gene encoding translation elongation factor EF-1 subunit alpha has product MAQKPHLNIVFIGHVDHGKSTTVGRLLLDTGVIRQEEIDKYRAEAEAKGKATFEFAWVMDDLKEERERGVTIDIAHRRFDTQKYYFTIIDAPGHRDFVKNMITGTSQADAAVLVVSAAEGVQEQTREHIFLARTLGVNQLICAVNKMDRQEVNYSEAKFNDLKEELTKLLKNVGYKVAEQVVFIPISAFKDDNINKSSANMTWYKGPTLLQALDNLKVPEKPTDKALRLPVQDVYTITGIGTVPVGRVETGKMKIGDKIIFLPSGKSGEVKSIEMHHEAVTEAMPGDNVGFNVRGIDKNDIRRGDVAGPTTSPPTVVESFTANIQVLNHPSVITVGYTPVFHAHTAQVACEFTELLKRLDPKTGQTAEENPQTLKTGDAAVVKITPKRPLVLEKYKEFPQLGRFAVRDMGQTVAAGVVVDIKKRE; this is encoded by the coding sequence ATGGCGCAGAAGCCTCACCTGAACATCGTCTTCATCGGCCACGTCGACCACGGTAAGTCCACGACCGTCGGCCGGCTGCTCCTCGACACCGGGGTGATCCGGCAGGAGGAGATCGACAAGTACCGGGCCGAGGCCGAGGCGAAGGGCAAGGCGACGTTCGAGTTCGCCTGGGTGATGGACGACCTCAAGGAGGAGCGGGAGCGCGGCGTCACGATCGACATCGCGCACCGGCGCTTTGACACCCAGAAGTACTACTTCACCATCATCGACGCGCCCGGCCACCGTGACTTCGTCAAGAACATGATCACGGGAACGAGCCAGGCCGACGCGGCCGTGCTCGTAGTCAGCGCGGCCGAGGGGGTCCAGGAGCAGACCCGCGAGCACATCTTCCTCGCGCGGACGCTCGGGGTCAACCAGCTGATCTGCGCGGTCAACAAGATGGACCGCCAGGAGGTCAACTACTCCGAGGCGAAGTTCAACGACCTCAAGGAGGAGCTGACCAAGCTGCTCAAGAACGTCGGCTACAAGGTCGCCGAGCAGGTCGTCTTCATCCCGATCTCGGCGTTCAAGGACGACAACATCAACAAGTCGAGCGCGAACATGACCTGGTACAAGGGCCCGACCCTGCTCCAGGCGCTCGACAACCTCAAGGTCCCCGAGAAGCCGACGGACAAGGCGCTGCGGCTGCCCGTCCAGGACGTCTACACGATCACGGGAATCGGCACCGTGCCGGTCGGCCGTGTCGAGACCGGGAAGATGAAGATCGGCGACAAGATCATCTTCCTGCCCAGCGGCAAGTCCGGCGAGGTGAAGTCGATCGAGATGCACCACGAGGCCGTCACCGAGGCGATGCCGGGCGACAACGTCGGCTTCAACGTGCGCGGGATCGACAAGAATGACATCCGGCGCGGGGACGTCGCGGGCCCCACCACCAGCCCCCCGACGGTCGTTGAGAGCTTCACCGCGAACATTCAGGTCCTCAACCACCCGAGCGTGATCACGGTCGGCTACACGCCCGTGTTCCACGCGCACACCGCCCAGGTCGCCTGCGAGTTCACCGAGCTCCTCAAGCGCCTCGACCCGAAGACCGGCCAGACGGCCGAGGAGAACCCCCAGACGCTGAAGACGGGGGACGCCGCGGTGGTCAAGATCACGCCGAAGCGGCCGCTCGTGCTCGAGAAGTACAAGGAGTTCCCGCAGCTCGGCCGCTTCGCGGTCCGCGACATGGGCCAGACCGTCGCCGCGGGCGTCGTCGTCGACATCAAGAAGCGCGAGTAG
- the rpsJ gene encoding 30S ribosomal protein S10 yields the protein MPQKARISLSGTDSRKVDSICKQIREISQKTGVAIAGPIPLPTKKLKVPVRKGPDGGGTSTIDHWEMRIHKRLIDIDADERALRQVMRIQVPDGVNIEIVLTG from the coding sequence ATGCCGCAGAAGGCCCGCATCTCGCTGTCGGGGACCGACTCGCGCAAGGTCGACTCGATCTGCAAGCAGATCCGGGAGATCTCGCAGAAGACCGGCGTCGCGATCGCCGGGCCGATCCCGTTGCCGACCAAGAAGCTCAAGGTTCCGGTCCGCAAGGGGCCCGACGGCGGGGGTACGAGCACGATCGACCACTGGGAGATGCGGATCCACAAGCGCCTCATTGACATCGACGCCGACGAGCGTGCGCTGCGCCAGGTGATGCGGATCCAGGTGCCCGACGGCGTCAACATCGAGATCGTGCTGACCGGCTGA
- a CDS encoding acyl-CoA thioesterase, translating into MPAPASRTADESRSSVVRLMVPTDANFAGNVFGGVLLAEVDRVAYITATRHAKTNCVTASVDRVDFIAPVHVGEVVDFDAALTCVGHSAMEVWVRIRAEPLEGGSPNLVAQAYVTMVAVDRDGRPVAVPSLEPTNDEERTRAQEGRARMEARRRSRSLRERSRG; encoded by the coding sequence GTGCCCGCGCCCGCGTCCCGCACCGCCGACGAGAGCCGCTCGTCGGTCGTACGCCTCATGGTCCCGACGGACGCGAACTTCGCCGGCAACGTCTTCGGGGGCGTCCTGCTCGCCGAGGTCGACCGCGTCGCCTACATCACCGCGACACGGCACGCCAAGACCAACTGCGTGACCGCGTCAGTCGACCGCGTCGATTTCATCGCGCCCGTGCACGTCGGCGAGGTGGTCGACTTCGATGCCGCGCTCACCTGCGTCGGCCACAGCGCGATGGAGGTGTGGGTGCGGATCCGGGCCGAGCCCCTCGAGGGCGGATCGCCGAACCTCGTCGCGCAGGCCTACGTCACCATGGTCGCGGTCGACCGCGACGGGCGGCCCGTGGCGGTCCCCTCGCTCGAGCCGACGAACGACGAGGAGCGGACGCGGGCTCAGGAGGGACGGGCCCGCATGGAGGCGCGGCGGCGCAGCCGCTCGCTTCGGGAGCGATCGCGAGGGTAG